The following coding sequences lie in one Phragmites australis chromosome 8, lpPhrAust1.1, whole genome shotgun sequence genomic window:
- the LOC133926577 gene encoding rac-like GTP-binding protein 4 yields the protein MASSASRFIKCVTVGDGAVGKTCMLICYTSNKFPTDYIPTVFDNFSANVVVDGTTVNLGLWDTAGQEDYNRLRPLSYRGADVFVLAFSLVSRASYENVMKKWLPELQHYAPGVPIVLAGTKLDLREDKHYLLDHPGMVPVTTPQGEELRKHIGATCYIECSSKTQQNVKAVFDAAIKVVIKPQTKQRERKKRKARRGCSIFCSRIMHIRRLGCFK from the exons ATGGCGTCCAGCGCCTCCCGGTTCATCAAGTGCGTCACGGTGGGGGACGGCGCCGTGGGGAAGACCTGCATGCTCATCTGCTACACCAGCAACAAGTTCCCCACT GATTACATACCCACCGTGTTCGATAATTTCAGCGCAAACGTGGTGGTCGACGGCACCACAGTGAATTTGGGCCTTTGGGACACTGCAG GGCAGGAAGATTACAACAGATTGCGGCCACTGAGCTATCGCGGAGCCGATGTGTTCGTGCTCGCCTTCTCGCTCGTCAGCCGAGCTAGCTACGAGAACGTTATGAAGAAG TGGCTACCGGAGCTTCAGCATTACGCTCCCGGTGTGCCCATAGTGTTGGCTGGGACCAAACTGG ATCTTCGTGAAGACAAGCACTACTTACTTGACCATCCTGGCATGGTACCTGTTACTACACCACAG GGGGAGGAACTTCGCAAGCACATCGGCGCAACATGTTACATTGAGTGCAGCTCAAAAACTCAACAG AATGTCAAAGCTGTCTTTGACGCTGCCattaaggtggtaatcaagcCTCAAACAAAGCAGAgggaaaggaagaaaaggaaagcaCGGCGAGGATGTTCAATATT TTGCAGCCGTATCATGCACATAAGGAGACTAGGGTGCTTCAAGTGA